From the Methanoculleus caldifontis genome, the window GACGGTATAGGCGATGGCGCCCTTGAGCGGGATCTTCCCCTCACGTTCCGACTCGCCGAGGATCCGCGAGAAGACCGGGACGTCGTAGCCGCGGGTGAAGGCGTCGCAGAGGAGGAAGACGGCGACGAGGACGGTGCTCACGAAGATGAACGCCCACCGGTCGTCGAGGAGGAGGATGACCCCGGCGCCGGTGACCCCCATCAGGAGGTGGGCTGTCTGGCGGAACGTCTCGCCCATCGCACCAGGATGGCCGCCCCGGATGATAAAGTACGGGTGCTCGCCGCCGCCGGGACCCGGTCGCTCCCCCGGCAGCAGTCACCTTAAAGTAGTCTCCTTCTATCCTACACCCCGTGAGGAGAAGATCATGGCAGAGGTACGAAAATACATGAACCCGCCTGCGGCTGAGGTGATATGCGAGTTCCGGTTCCCCCAGGAGACTCCCTGGGACATGACGTATCCCGGCGTACTCTACAACAGCCTGAAGGAGACCTACCCGAAGCGGGACCAGCGCTACGTCCGGGAGGTGGTGATGCTCGTCGGCCCCGAAGGGCTCCGCGAAGAACTCCTGGTCACCGAACGGTCGATCTTCCTCGCCGAGGACGAGGGCTGCGCCGTCCAAGTCGGGTCCCGCCTCCTCTCGGTGAGCTGCGAGAAGCCCTACGTCCACTGGGAAGCCTTCTCGGAGCAGATCATGAGCGTCTTTGACCGGTTCCGCGACGTCATCGGGGTCGAGGCCATCGGGACCATGAACCTCCGCTACGTCAACGTCATCGAGATCCCGGAACGGGAGGTGACGCTCTCGGACTACTTCGCCTTCTACCCGACCCTCCCTGCGGAACTCCCGCGGGTCCCGGAGGGGTTCATCACCGGGTGCGAGTTCATGTTCCATGACAACCGGGACAGCTGTCGGGTGGAACTGACCGACGCCGTCCCGGCATCGACGGAGAACAACGCGTTCCTCTTGAACATCGACTACTTCCTCGCGGAAGGGCAGGGCGTCCCGCCGGACGGGGTCGCTGACTGGCTCGAGATCGCCCACACCCACGTGCGGGATATCTTCGAGGCCTGCATCAAAGACTCCCTGCGCGACCTCTTCACCCCCCGCGAGGAGGTGCCCGCGGCGGCACGGTGAGGGTCTATGGGCGATATCGTGCGCCGGAAGTGGATGACGATGATGGACGTCCACGCAGGCGCAGTCGAGCGGGTCTATGGGGGACCCGTCGGGCTCGTCTGGGAGATGCTCGCGGGCGAGGAGACGGAGCGCGATACCGGCACCCTTGCGGAGCGAGCGGGGATCGGAAAGGGGAGCCGGGTGCTCGTCCTCCTGCCGGGGGCGGGGGAAGCCGCCCGGCAACTCGCGCGGGATTACGGCGCGACCGCGATCGGCCTCGCCGCTGTGCCGCAGGTGGTCGATGAGGCGGTCAGGAGGACGGAGGCGGCCGGACTCCCCGCGAGGGTCGATTTCCAGCAGGGGAACGCCCTCGATATGACATTTCACGATGGGGTCTTCGACGCCGTCTGGGGCGAGGACGCCTGGTGCTACGTCGTCGATAAAGACCGGATGATCCGCGAGATCTACCGGGTCTTAAAGCCCGGCGGCGTCCTCGCCTTCACCGACTGGGTCCAGGTCCGGGCCGGCGACGAGGAGTGGCACACCCCGGAGACCTTCAGGGTCTTTCCGCACCTTGAGACGGTCGAGAGCTACGCAAACGTCCTCGAACGGAACGGGTTCTCTGTCACCGGCCGGGGGGAGATTCCGGGCGATCCGGCCCGGCGGGTCGGTGAGATGCTTACAGCGCTCCGTCGCGGCCGGGATAACATTGTCGGGCTCATCGGGGAGGAGGCCTACGACGACGCTCTCCGGGGGCTTGGCTTCTGGGAGAAGGCCGCCGGCCGGGGGCTGGTCGGGCGCGGGTGGCTGCTTGCCGGGAAACCCTGACCCGGCCCCCATACTATCATCCCTGTCGCCCCGGTCGCGATGTTCGGGCAGCTGTTCGAGCACCATCTCTTCTGTCCCGGTATGCGGGAACCTCTCTGGTCCTCTCCCCGCCGACCCGAGGGTATATCAGGATGTACGCCAGAAGTCCGGGCCGTTCATCGGGAGAGATAGAGGATGATCTACACACGGGGAAGCGGCATACTCCTGCACATCACCTCCCTGCCGTCGGCGTACGGCATCGGGGACTTCGGCCCGGCGGCATACCGGTTCGTCGAGGCGCTGGCACGAGCCCGGCAGCACTACTGGCAGATCCTGCCGCTCAACCCGACCCGGGCCCGTTACGGCAACTCCCCCTACAGCAGCCCGTCGGCGTTCGCCGCGAACCCCCTCCTCATCAGTCCGGAACTCCTCGCCCGGGACGGGTTCGTCGACCCCGGAGACCTGGAGCCGCACCCCGACTTCCCGGAGGACCGGGTCGCTTTTGAGGCGGCCGCCTGGTACCGGGACCGGCTCCTCGCGCTCGCTTACCGGCGGTTCGCCGAATCGGAGCCGGAGAGCGGGTACGAGACGTTCCGCGCCGGGGCGGGATGGTGGCTCGACGATTACGCGCTCTTTGTCGCGCTCACGGACCACCTCCACGGCCTCCCCTGGAACCGGTGGCCGGAGGAGGTCCGGACCCGGCAGCCGGGGACCCTCGAGGAGATGCGGGAGCGCCTCGCCGACCGGATCCGGAAGGAGACCTTCCTCCAGTACCTCGCGGACCGGCAGTGGTCGGCCCTCCGCCGGCACTGCACGGAGCACGGGGTCCAGGTCATCGGCGACATACCGATCTACGTCGCTTACGAGAGTGCCGATGTCTGGGCGAACTCGGGGATCTTCAAACTGGACGACGACCTCCGCCCGACCGTGGTCGCCGGGGTGCCCCCGGATATGTTCAGCAGCACCGGGCAGCTCTGGGGGAACCCGGTCTACGACTGGGCCGCGCTCCGGGGACAGGGCTACGACTGGTGGGTGCGCCGGACCGCCCGCTCCGGCGAGCTCTACGACCTCTTCCGGATCGACCACTTCCGGGCGTTCGCGGACTACTACGAGATCCCGGCGGGCGACGCGACGGCCGAACGGGGCACCTGGGTCGACGGGCCGGGGACAGACTTCTTCGAGGCGCTCGCCCGGCGGCTCCCCTGCTTTGCCATCGTCGCCGAGGATCTCGGGGCGAACACCCCGGCGGTCCAGGCGCTCCTCGATCAGTTCGATCTGCCGGGGATGAAGATCCTCCTCTTTGCCTTCGGGGAAGGGATCGCAAAGAGCGCCCACATCCCGCACAACTATATTCCAAACCTCATCTGCTACACCGGGACGCACGACAACAACACGGCACGGGGGTGGTTTGAGGAGGAGGCGTCCGAAGAGGACAGAGAACGGCTCTACGCCTACATCGGGAAGGAGATGGGGGCGGATACCGTCCATCGCGAGTTCGTCCGGCTCGGGATGACCTCGGTCGCCCGGGCCTGCATCGTTCCGATGCAGGATATCCTCGGCCTCGGCGCGGCGGCGCGGATGAACTACCCCTCAACGGCCGAGGGGAACTGGGTCTGGCGGATGACGCCGGAGGAGTTCGAGGAGGCCCCGTTCGAGTGGCTCAGGGGGCTCACGGAACTCTCGGGGCGGGGGTGAGCCTTGAAGAGCGCAAAGAGGAGGGAGAACGCAGTTCCACAACCATCGCGATCCCGCACCCTTCGGCCAGTCGCACTCCGGCCCGCCACGTTTCGCGCCTTCGCATAGGGCCGTATCGTTATCCGTACCCGCTATCTCACGCGAAAGACGCGAAGCCGCGAAGTACGAGCGTAGCGAGCTCGAGCACCGTCAGGTGCGAGGCAAGTTGCATACCCATCACCAATCTTCGCGTTCTTCGCGGCTTCGCGTGAGTTTTCGTTTACCCTCCCAACCTCTGTGGGCACGCTCTGGCATCAGTTGCCTCCGAGGGCGTTGCTGGCCTCTTCAGTACCTGCTCAGGGCCTCGAGTTCCTCGCGGATGGTCCGGCGGACCATCTCCTCGATGGCGGTGTAGTCGCGTCTGGCCTTCTCCTGCTTCTTCAGGAGTTCCTCCATCTTCATGACCCCGACTGAGAGGCTCTTCCCGTACTTGAGGGCGACCTCCAGCGCCTCTTCGTCGATCCGGACGACCTTCGACATGAGGGAGAGGTTTTCCGGCCGCGGATTTATGTGTTACAGTTTTGTTACGCGAGGGGGTATGGCTGTTACAGTTATGTTACGCTGCCGGAGTTCTCTGTAACATCTGTGTTACGGAGGACAATTGGGCCGATCGGAGCGCCTCCCTGCTGCTGCACCGGGGCCGCACATCTCGCCGGGCGATCCGGCAGACGCCTTCACTCCCGGTCTCGGCGAACCGCCGGATGCAGGCCGCGTCCTGACTCACCCTCCCCCGCCCCCTGCGGGCGGCGGCGCGGGAACCGGGTAGGTCCCCGCGACGACGTTCTGCGGGCTCCCGGCAAAGAATGCCCGTAAATTCTCGACGCTGGTGGCCAGGATCCGGTCGACCGCCTCCCGCGTGTTGAAGGCGTTGTGCGGGGTCAGGATCGCCTTATCGGAGTGCAGCAGGCCGAAGCTATCGAGCGCATCCCGCAGTTCGTCCTCCGACGCTTCGCCGGCCCCCTGGAACTCCTCCTGGATCCAGACCTCCTCGCCCTCGAAGGTGTCGAGCGCGACCCCGCCGAGCCGGCCCTCGCGGAGGGCGCTCGCGACCGCTCCCGTATCCACCACGCCGCCCCGCGAGGTGTTGACGAGGAGCGCGGTATTCCTCACGAGCTGCAGCCGGTCCGCATCGATCAGGTGATGCGTCACCTTCGTGTAGGGGACGTGCAGGCTGATGACGTCGGCCTCTCGGAGGAGATCCTCGAGGTCCACGTAGCGGACGCCG encodes:
- the malQ gene encoding 4-alpha-glucanotransferase, yielding MIYTRGSGILLHITSLPSAYGIGDFGPAAYRFVEALARARQHYWQILPLNPTRARYGNSPYSSPSAFAANPLLISPELLARDGFVDPGDLEPHPDFPEDRVAFEAAAWYRDRLLALAYRRFAESEPESGYETFRAGAGWWLDDYALFVALTDHLHGLPWNRWPEEVRTRQPGTLEEMRERLADRIRKETFLQYLADRQWSALRRHCTEHGVQVIGDIPIYVAYESADVWANSGIFKLDDDLRPTVVAGVPPDMFSSTGQLWGNPVYDWAALRGQGYDWWVRRTARSGELYDLFRIDHFRAFADYYEIPAGDATAERGTWVDGPGTDFFEALARRLPCFAIVAEDLGANTPAVQALLDQFDLPGMKILLFAFGEGIAKSAHIPHNYIPNLICYTGTHDNNTARGWFEEEASEEDRERLYAYIGKEMGADTVHREFVRLGMTSVARACIVPMQDILGLGAAARMNYPSTAEGNWVWRMTPEEFEEAPFEWLRGLTELSGRG
- a CDS encoding class I SAM-dependent methyltransferase, giving the protein MGDIVRRKWMTMMDVHAGAVERVYGGPVGLVWEMLAGEETERDTGTLAERAGIGKGSRVLVLLPGAGEAARQLARDYGATAIGLAAVPQVVDEAVRRTEAAGLPARVDFQQGNALDMTFHDGVFDAVWGEDAWCYVVDKDRMIREIYRVLKPGGVLAFTDWVQVRAGDEEWHTPETFRVFPHLETVESYANVLERNGFSVTGRGEIPGDPARRVGEMLTALRRGRDNIVGLIGEEAYDDALRGLGFWEKAAGRGLVGRGWLLAGKP
- a CDS encoding TIGR04255 family protein, which translates into the protein MAEVRKYMNPPAAEVICEFRFPQETPWDMTYPGVLYNSLKETYPKRDQRYVREVVMLVGPEGLREELLVTERSIFLAEDEGCAVQVGSRLLSVSCEKPYVHWEAFSEQIMSVFDRFRDVIGVEAIGTMNLRYVNVIEIPEREVTLSDYFAFYPTLPAELPRVPEGFITGCEFMFHDNRDSCRVELTDAVPASTENNAFLLNIDYFLAEGQGVPPDGVADWLEIAHTHVRDIFEACIKDSLRDLFTPREEVPAAAR